In Mercurialis annua linkage group LG6, ddMerAnnu1.2, whole genome shotgun sequence, the following are encoded in one genomic region:
- the LOC126686474 gene encoding uncharacterized protein LOC126686474, with protein MSSPKGTVVFSTVQRPDYGFDVYSIKLNPEFDTSKLTVSDETLLTDGISINFNAQFSPSHNNNDSIVFISERTGYPAIFLSGPQHSKPQQLPSPPESLFHDRPVVKNNRLYYISAHEYPGQLFKSWTALYSTDLGDKNITRLTPPGVVDFSPAISHSGKYIAVASYGSRPWGGDFLTLHTDIVVFKESDPNKRVVLCEKGGWPSWSGDSTVFFHHQADDGYWSIFQVKFPADTDDFSGFPTAPVRVTPPCVHCFTPAAMHDGKRIVVATRRRNSKFRHIEMFDLESQTFSPVTESLNPSFNHYNPFVSQDSLSIGYHRFKGKSAHGETTIRNFEPIKSPIRDLTLKRLNGSFPSFSSTGDLIAYVPDFNESNRGVKIVKSNGSKRWTLIKDRIAFYTSWSPTDNNVIFATLGPFFAPVEATVQIARITFNPSDLKSDRNEIPIEVKMLTREDTGNNAFSSCSPDGKSIVFRSGRNGHKNLYITDAVNGEHDGNIRQLTDGPWTDTMPSWSPKGDLIAFSSNRHKTDSPVPFSIYVVRPDGSDLKRIQLEGSEWLSEADKDKLERINHVCFSKDGEWLLFTANLACVTADPVSVPHNFQPYGDLFICRLDGSGVRRLTWNGYENGTPAWHPGNEVELLSLSLEEADEDELTGKFDDPFWIRYDPSDEKDCCM; from the coding sequence ATGAGTAGTCCCAAAGGCACCGTCGTTTTCTCCACCGTTCAACGCCCCGACTACGGCTTCGACGTTTACTCCATCAAACTTAACCCTGAGTTCGACACCTCCAAACTCACCGTCTCCGACGAGACCCTCCTCACCGATGGCATATCCATCAACTTCAACGCCCAATTCAGCCCATCTCACAACAATAACGATTCAATCGTTTTCATATCCGAAAGAACCGGTTACCCTGCAATTTTTCTTTCGGGTCCGCAACATTCCAAACCCCAACAGCTACCGTCTCCACCTGAAAGCCTTTTCCACGACCGGCCCGTCGTGAAAAACAACCGTCTCTATTACATCTCAGCCCATGAATACCCGGGTCAGCTTTTCAAAAGCTGGACTGCTCTTTATTCCACTGATCTAGGAGATAAAAATATTACTCGTTTGACCCCTCCCGGTGTCGTTGATTTCAGTCCAGCTATTTCTCATTCCGGGAAGTATATCGCCGTTGCTTCTTACGGATCTCGTCCTTGGGGAGGTGATTTTCTGACGCTTCACACGGATATTGTTGTGTTTAAAGAATCCGACCCGAATAAGCGAGTTGTTCTTTGTGAAAAAGGTGGTTGGCCGTCTTGGTCCGGTGACTCCACTGTTTTCTTCCATCACCAAGCCGATGATGGATATTGGAGTATTTTTCAAGTTAAATTCCCGGCTGATACGGATGATTTTTCCGGCTTTCCAACCGCTCCTGTTCGAGTTACTCCGCCGTGTGTTCACTGTTTTACTCCTGCTGCTATGCATGATGGTAAACGAATTGTCGTCGCCACTCGTCGGCGTAACAGCAAGTTTAGGCATATTGAGATGTTTGATCTTGAATCCCAGACCTTTTCTCCGGTGACTGAGTCGCTCAACCCGAGTTTCAATCATTATAACCCGTTTGTTTCTCAAGATTCGTTGTCCATCGGATACCACCGATTTAAAGGTAAATCCGCTCATGGGGAAACCACCATTCGTAATTTTGAGCCGATTAAGTCGCCGATTCGTGATCTGACTTTAAAGAGACTCAACGGTTCATTTCCCTCTTTTTCATCAACCGGCGATTTAATAGCATACGTCCCCGATTTCAATGAGTCCAACCGAGGCGTCAAAATCGTAAAATCAAACGGTTCAAAACGATGGACGTTAATCAAAGACCGTATAGCTTTCTACACGTCATGGAGTCCGACCGATAATAACGTCATCTTCGCAACGTTAGGTCCTTTCTTTGCTCCGGTTGAAGCAACGGTTCAGATTGCACGGATAACATTCAATCCATCTGATCTCAAATCTGACCGTAATGAAATCCCAATTGAAGTTAAAATGTTAACGAGAGAGGACACAGGTAACAACGCCTTCTCATCATGCTCGCCGGACGGTAAGTCTATTGTGTTTCGATCTGGCCGGAATGGTCATAAGAATCTGTACATAACCGACGCCGTTAACGGAGAGCATGACGGGAACATACGTCAGCTAACGGATGGACCATGGACTGACACAATGCCTAGCTGGTCACCAAAAGGAGATTTGATAGCGTTTTCTTCCAATAGGCATAAGACAGATAGTCCTGTTCCGTTTAGCATCTACGTGGTAAGACCGGACGGCTCTGATTTGAAGAGGATCCAGCTGGAAGGATCAGAGTGGCTGAGTGAGGCAGATAAAGATAAGCTGGAGAGGATAAACCACGTGTGTTTTAGCAAAGATGGGGAGTGGCTTCTGTTTACTGCCAACCTGGCGTGTGTGACAGCAGATCCAGTGTCGGTGCCACATAATTTTCAGCCGTATGGAGATTTGTTTATCTGCAGGTTGGATGGGAGTGGAGTGAGGAGGCTGACGTGGAATGGATATGAGAATGGAACGCCAGCGTGGCATCCAGGGAATGAGGTGGAGTTGCTTAGTTTGTCATTGGAGGAAGCTGACGAGGATGAGCTTACTGGGAAGTTTGATGATCCGTTTTGGATACGTTATGATCCATCGGATGAGAAGGATTGCTGTATGTAG